CGGCTGCGCCCTGAACCGTTTGTAAAGTTTCAGAAAGGAAATCACGAGGCCACAGTGACGTTAGAGCCATGGGCAGTTCACTATTGGTCGCTTGAATAAGTGAAACCGGAACCGTACTTTGTATATATAGATTGATGGAGCTATGATTGTAGATATTCACACACATTTTTTCAGGCCCGGAAAAGATTTCGGGCCACGGTTACAGGCAGATATGCAACGTTGCGGTGTTGATCCTGCTGTATGGGGAGAGATTGGTAAAAAACACCTGGAAACAACGCAGGAAGCTGATGTGGCAGTGGTTTTCGGCTTGCAGGCTGCTGCAACCGATTGGAACATTCCCAATGAAGTGGTAGCTGCGCATGTAGCACAGGCGCCGGGACGTTTATTGTTTTTCGCTGCTATAGATCCTGCCAGTCCGGGGTTTATGGAAGAACTGGAACGGTGTCACCAGGTATCTGGTGCGGTAGGTGTTAAACTCGCACCGCTATACCAGAACATCCACCCCGGTGATCCCCGTTGTTATGAAATTTACCGCTACTGCGTGAAGCACCATTTGCCGGTACTTTTTCATGCCGGTACATCCTTTGTTGGCGGTACGCCGCTGGACTATTCACGCCCGGTTCATTTTGATGCGGTAGCGGTGGACTTTCCGGAGCTGCGTATGGTACTGGCACACCTGGGTCATCCCTGGGAAGGTGAAACAATCGCGGTGATCCGCAGGCATGCAAATGTATATGCAGACTTGTCTGCTTTATATTACCGGCCATGGCAGTTTTATAATTCCATGCGTTTACTGGTGGAATACCGCGCGCACGAAAAAGTATTGTTCGGCTCTGATTTTCCTTTTGCGACTACCGGCGATTCGTTGCGGGGTGTACGCGGACTGAATGATGTACTGGCAAACAGCGGTTTACCAGCCATTCCGGCGGAAGTGACAGAAGGTATTATTCACCGCGACACCTTAAAACTGCTTGGTTTACCCAATCCAACTTTGCTAACCCTATGACGAACCTTCCGGCATTTATGCAGGCATTACAAATGCGTGGTCTTAACCAGTTGGTAAAGACGGTCGTATCTGTGCCTTCACCCAAAGCAGATGAAGTGCTTATCCGCACTACCGCCACTACTATCTGTACCTCCGACCTGCATGACCTTGCGCGTAATCCGTTTGGCATTGCATTGCCGCGGGTACTGGGCCATGAAGGCGCTGGTGTGATCGTTCAATGCGGAAGGGACGTAAATCATTTACTACCCGGAACACGCGTGGCTGCACATCCTGTGGTGCCTTGCGGTACCTGTGTGGAATGCAGTCGCGGCTACCGTCACCTTTGTGCTGAGATGGGGCATCTTGGTTATGACAGGGATGGTACGTTTGCTGAGTACTTCGTTCAACGGGCAGACCGGGTAATTGCATTACCTGGTAATATACCGGCTTCCCTGGGCGCATTACTGGAACCGGTAGCGGTGTGTTTACAAGCCGTTGCCCGCGCCGGCGATATCAGGGGACGTACCGTACTTGTTGCCGGTGATGGACCTTTTGGAAATATTATTGCGCGGCTGGCAAAACGGGCCGGCGCAGATCGTGTATTCGTTACCGGTAGAGAACCATTCAGGATGCAAATGATCCCCGGTGTGGAAATACCGGCTTCAGATCCGGTAAGAACTGTAGATGTGGCGATACTCGCCGTGAGTGCACCGGATGCCTTGCAAACCTGCCTGGCGGCGCTTCGCCCGAGAGGCAGGCTGGTGGTATTCAGTGCCATCAAAGACCCTGTACCGCTCGACTTGTTTTCATTACATATCAGAGAACTGGAAATTGTAGGCGCCTGTAATGATGAGGAACGGATGGAGGAATCATTACAATGCCTGGGCGACCCTGCATTGAACCTGGCAGAAATCATCACCCATCACATTCCGTTCGAAAACTGGGAAGACGCATTTTCACTGGCCCGGGACGGGCACAATAAAGCATTAAAAGTGGCTATTACTTTTTAGCAATAATTGGTTTTGACTTATTAACTGATTCCATGAAAATTACAAACGTAGAAGCATTTATTCTTGAATCGCCTTTTGATATAAAGCCGCCGGAAGGCAGTGATGAAGCGAGGGGCGTAAAACATTGCCTGCTGCTGAAGGTAAGCACAGATGAAGGGATCACAGGATGGTCTGATGTGGAAACATCCCCGCATGTGGGAGAAGCCGTGGTGAATGCACCTGTAAGCGGTTCCGGGGTATTTGAGGGATTAAAGGCATTGGTCATTGGTGAAGATCCTTTTGATGTAGAACGGTTATGGGATAAAATTTATCGCGGTACGATTTATTTCGGAAGAAGAGGGGTGGCCATGCAGGTGTTGTCCGGATTTGATATTGCCTGTCATGATATCATCGGCAAAGCCATTGGTCGTCCGGTGCATAAAATATTGGGCGGCGCACGGAGAGATAAGGTACGTGCTTATGCATCCACACTTTTTCGTCCTACTACCGATGCGATGAAGCAGGCATGTGAGTTCTATATGCAGCGCGGCTTCACCGCCGTAAAATTCGGATGGGGTGTTTTCGGACAGGACCTGAAACTGGATATTAAACTGGTAGCGGCGGCGAGGGAAACACTGGGACCTGATATTGAACTGATGATTGATCCGGGATGGATGGTGAACAGGAGTGCCTATGATGCTATTGCATTATGCCGCGCACTGGAACCGTACAATATATACTGGCTGGAAGATTTTCTGCATCCTGAAAATTATGATGGTTATGGAAAAGTAAAAGCCGCCGGCGTTAAAACACGCCTTGCCGCGGGTGAGCAGGAAGCAACCGGGTGGGGATTCCGTGAGTTGATCCAACGTGGAGGAATCGACGTGGTACAACCGGATCTTTCCCGCTGCGGGGGCTTCACCCAGGCAAGGAAAATTATGTGGGAAGCAGAACACGCCGGCGCAGATGTATGCCCGCATGCCTGGCTCACGGATCTGCTCACAGCAGCCAGTCTTCATGTGAATGCAGTGTTGCCAAGGTCCTTATTCCTGGAATACAATGTGAGTGACAATCCCATGTTGCGGGAAGTGATCAGAAATCCTGTACAGATGGATGCGGAAGGATATATTGCTGTTCCCCAGGGGAATGGTCTGGGTATCGAAATAAACGAAAATGCTGTGAAGCGTTTTTGTGTCAACTTATAAATACACTGGAATGCAAACAATTCTTGCACATCATTTATCGCCTCCGGAAGCAGCGTTGTGGTGGCTCGGCCAGGCTGGCTATGTGATCCGGGCATCCGGATTGATGGTTGTCATCGATCCTTATCTTTCTGATGCAGCAGGCGCAGGGTCGCCGGAATTTTCCCGGCAGTATCCACCGCCTGTCAATGCTGCGGAGTTGCGTGCCGATATTTATATCATCACACATGATCACCTGGATCACCTCGATCCGGACACGCTTTCTGCATACCGGCATAAAGAAGATACCTGGTTTGTGGCGCCGGTATTGGCGGCTAAAAAACTGGTGGCGACAGGCATTCCGGCAACACGCATTGTAACACTGCATGCAGGTGAAACCTGGCAGTATAACGGCATTGAAATAACCGGTGTTTTTGCATTGCCCACAGGCATTGATGTATTGGACACTACGGGATACCTGGTAAAATTTGCCAACGGCAGAAGTATTTATCATACCAGTGATACGCAGTTCCATCCGATTGTACTGGCTGCCGCACCCAAAGAACCGGAAGTAATGCTGGTGCCTATCAATGGTAAGTGGGGCAACCCCGGACCGGAACAGGCAGCAGCATTTGCGCTGGCAGTACAACCGACTTACGTAATGCCTAACCATTATGACCTCATGGCATTAAATGCAGAGAATCCTGCTTCTTTTAAATGGTTCTGTGATAACAACGGACTGGTTAACCGCTGCATCATACCGGAACGAATGCAACCTTTTGTCTGGTAATCCCGATGACAAATGGTATTTCTACAAAAAACATAATTAATTGAAAAAAAATATTTCACTATGGAATCAAGAACTAAATTAATGACAGACGACGAAAAGTTTAAGTGGATAAAAGAGAAGCTGTATGTACCCATTGTTTGCGATGTACTGGATATCCTGGGTTACAGGCATCAGGCCATGCACCAGCGATTAAGACCGCTCGATACAAAGAACAGTATCATGGTTGGAAGAGCAAGAACACTGCGTTGGATGGAAACAGATTATATTGAAGATGATCCGTATTCACTGGAGATAGAGGCGGTGGATTCCCTGAGAAAAGGAGATGTTGTTGTTCATTCTACCGATTTCGCCGGCAGCAATGCGCCCTGGGGCGAGTTGATGAGCACTATTGCTAAACGCAACGGAGCGGTAGGTTGTATCTGCGACAGTATGATCCGCGATTGCCGCAAGATCATAGAAATGGAGTTTCCGGTATTTCATGGCGGCATCCGTCCGCTGGACAGTCTGGGCCGCGGACGTGTGATGGCCTATGATGTACCTGTACGATGCGGCGACGTAGTGGTAAATCCCGGTGAACTGATCTTTACTGATTTTGATGGCATCGTGGCTATTCCCCGCGAAGTGGAAGACAAAGTGCTGGAGATGGCCTATGAAAAAGTGTTTAAAGAAGATCAATCAAGAATAGACCTGTTGAACGGGGATTCATTAAGAACAGTATATGACCGCTACGGTGTACTTTAATCAGTTTTATTATGAATATTCTTTGTGTAGTTGCGCACCCTGATGATATCGAAATACTTTGTGCGGGTACCCTTATCCGTTATGCCCGGCAAGGGCACACCGTTACCATGGCCGTTTTTACCAATGGTAATATGGGCGATGCTGTTATAGAGCCGGAAAAACTGGCGCTGATACGCGAACAGGAAACCCGTGCAGCCGCCGCCATTATTGGCGCAAAAGTGATCTGGTGTGACGTGATGGACGAACATGTTTTTCCTGATCCGGAACAAAGAAGGAAGATGATCGATGTGTTGAGGGAAGCAGATCCGGATGTGATCTTTACGCATTCTCCGAATGACTATCATCCTGATCACCGCTATGTGGGACAACTGGTTTTTGATGCCTATTTTCAGAAAGGGCTGCCGCATATACCGGGACAATCTTTTCCTGCCTGCCGTTTTGGTCAGTCACAGTTATACTACATGGACAATCTGGGAGGTATTGGTTTTCTGCCAACGGAGTATGTTGACATCAGTGATGTATTTGACATAAAAAAAGCGATGCTTGCCTGTCATAAAAGCCAGTTTGAAGCCATGAAAACATTGGCCGATACAGACTTGTTGGACATGATTGAAGTACAGGCGCGCTTCCGGGGACTCGCCGCCGGATGCAGGTATGCAGAAGGTTTTACGAGACTGGATGCATTTCAACGCGGACTCACCAGCAGGATCTTGCCATGATCTTTACTTTTGATAACTGGCATAACTGGGATGTCGTGAAATGTGAAACGGACGCATTTGAACTCATCGTAGGCATTTCTGCGGGACCGAGAATTCTTTCGGTCAGATATAAGGACAGTGAGAATCTTTTGTACCAGGATACCACAGATTTCGGGGTAGGAGATTGGCGGATGTATGGTGGTCATCGTTTTACGGTGGCGCCGGAAACGGCCGCCAGTTATTATCCTGATAATGACCGCTGTAATGTTAGTATGACGGATACACAGCTGATGATAACAACAATAGAAAGACCTTCCGGTATCCGTCTTTCGTTGATGATCAGTGAAGCTGCGGAAGGAGATGGGTTCGACATACAGCACATGCTGGAGAACAATGGAATTGCTGACTGGGAAGGCGCTTTATGGGCCATTACCTGTGTGCCCCGTTCAGCGCAGGTGTGGGCTGCCTGTACGACGCCACTTATTCATTGCTGGCCCGGCACCGATCCGGTAAACTGGCAACCGGCAAACCGGCAAATGAGTGTAAAGCCCGGCGACTTCAAGGGAAAAGCCGGATGGCACAGTGAACACGCCACGCTAACCGCTTTACAGCAACACGGAACACTGGTTATCCAAAGTCCTGATACATCTGTGCCTGCAGCATGCGTGGATAACGGGTCCAATGTGGAAATTTTTGTTTGTCCCGGTTATATAGAACTCGAAACACTGAGTAGCCATCTGATCATCTCACCCGGTACATCAGCCCGGCATTTACAACAATGGAAGTTATATCCATCACCAATAAACACCGTATTACACAACAATACAGCCTGACTATTTATTTATGGAAAAATTTCATCTTTCAATTCCGGATATTCTGATCATTGTTGCAGAAACGTTATTGGTAGTTATCATTGGTTTGCTGGCAGCAAGGAAAGTGAAACGCACGACCGAAGGCTATTTCCTGGCCTCCGGAAATATGCCCTGGTACCTCATTGGCGCTGCATTTGTTTCTACCAGTGTTTCCAGTGAACAGATTGTTGGAACAATCGGCGCTACCTACAAAGGAGGACTAGCCATTGCAAACTGGGAGTGGTGGGCTTTACCTACTTATCTGCTGATGATGGTCTTTTTTATTCCATTGTATCTGCGGAATAAAATAATGACAGTACCCGATTTGCTGAACCGTCGTTTCGGACCCGCCTGTGGCGCCATTTACAGCTTTGTGATATTGATTGGTTATGTATTTGTTTTTCTGCCGCCGGTTATTTATGGAGGAAGTCTTACACTCAGTGAATTAACCGGTTGGCCGCAAGGGTATGTAATGCTGGGCATTGTGCTGGTGACGGCGAGCTACACCTTGTTAGGAGGATTGAGTTCAGTGATGTGGACAGACGCTATTCAATGTGTGTTGTTAATCGGCGGTGGTGTGATCTTTTACTTTGTGGCACTCCACAAAATTCCGGGCGGCTGGGACTCCATGGTGGCCGCAGCTCCCGACCGCTTTCATTTGTATCAGCCTCCTTCAGATCCGGAGGCGCCATTCGCAGGACTTGTCCTGGCTTCTTTCGGCGTGTTTTTATTTTATCAGTCTTCCAACCAGGTGATGATCCAGCGTATCCTTTCTGCCCGTAGTACATGGGATGGAATGATGGGGCTTATCTTCTCCGGCTTTATCAATATTATTCGTCCGCTGGTAACCTGTTTGCTGGGGCTGATCGTTTATCACTGGCTGGATGTAATGCACCAGGGGCCTTCTTTGTTGCCGGATAACCAGGACCGTGCATTTCCGTTGGCGCTCGAACTTTTTGCGCCCTCCGGACTCCGTGGAGTAATACTGGCGGGCTTCTTTGCAGCGGTGATGTCTACGGTAAGTGCACTCTCTAATTCCATTGCTACTATTTTTTCACTGGATGTGTACCGGAAATTTCTGAGAAAGAATGCGGGCGATAAAGAACTGATCATCACAGGACAGGTTTCTGGTGGTGCTGCATTATTGATATCTTCCCTGATAGCACCGCTGGTAGGCACCGTAGGATTATTTAAATATTTCCAGACAGGTGTTACGTATATGGCTACGCCATTTATTTCGGTGTTGTTGCTGGGACTTTTCTGGAAGCGGGCAAGTTATGCAGGCGCTATTGCGGGCCTTATCGGTGGTGTGGCCATACAGATGGTGCTGGCATTATCTTTATTAGGTTTGGATATTCATCTTCACTGGTTATATGTAGGCGCCATTGCACAAGCGTTGACGATGCTGCTGATTGTTGGTGTTTCCCTGGCAACCCCGGCGCCGGCTTTTGAACAGGTAAAGCCGTTTATCTGGCATTCCACGTGGCTCCGTGCCCTTGATGATGATCCTATAAAACGTCCCTGGTGGAAAAGTATTAAGTTCTGGCTTGCATTGTATGCCCTGGCATGGTGCTATATCTATTGGCGTTTCTGGTAGGTGCAGCGTGCAGAACCGCGCTTGCCAACATAGTATGAGAATATGCCAACCATTTGATTTTTCCTCCGCGGCCAAGTGCCTTTCTTTGAGGTGGTCAATCTGCACAAAAGGATAGGCTTTTTGTAATGAAAGTAAAAACACTGAAGATTCATCCGCATGATAATGCAATTGTAGCACTTACAACACTGGAAGAAGGAGAAAATGTGGTTAATAACGGGATCGATTATACGTTATTAGGAAAAGTTCCTTCAAAACATAAATTTGCAGAGGTGGATCTGCGTGCCGGAGATGACGTGATCATGTACGGCGTACTCGTAGGAAAGGCCACCAGCGATATTCCCAAAGGAGGATTACTATCTGTCAAAAATGTAAAACATGCTTCCGGTACCTATGGCCTTCGTGAGCGGCATACTGACTGGAACAAACCGGATATCAGCGCCTGGCAGCAAAAAACATTTATGGGATATCACAGAGCTGATGGCTCAGTGGGCACTGCCAATTACTGGTTAATCATTCCGCTTGTCTTTTGTGAAAATCAGAATGTGCAGACATTACAAGATGCATTTGTGAAAGAACTGGGGTACCAGTTTAATGTTTCACAACAACAAACCCAGGTAAAACAGGTCATTAATTTATATAAAAGTGGTATGTCTGCTGCAGATATACTGGGAACAGATCTCAGCAGTGCAGCGGATGCAAGTGGCGCCAGTGAAATGTTATTTCCACACGTAGACGGCGTTAAATTGCTGACACATACACTTGGTTGCGGTGGCACAAAGGATGATGCTACTACCTTGTGTGGCTTGCTGGCAGGCTATATCACGCATCCCAATGTAGCGGGAGCCACTGTGCTGAGCCTTGGTTGTCAGAATGCGCAGGCGGCGCTTTTAAAGCAGGAGATAGCGAAGCGCGATTCCGCCTTCAGCAAACCGCTGTATGTACTGGAACAACAGGAGATCGGAAATGAATCACTGTTATTACAGCAGGCGATCAAACAAACATTTACCGGGTTAATGCAAGCCAATGAGCTTACACGTAAACCTGCCCCGCTGAGCAAACTCTGTGTGGGACTGGAATGCGGCGGGTCTGATGGTTTTTCAGGTATCTCCGCCAATCCCGCACTGGGCTATGCATCCGATATATTGGTAGCGATGGGTGCTTCGGTGATCCTCTCCGAATTCCCGGAGCTATGCGGTGTAGAACAGGAACTGAGTGACAGATGTATCGACGAAGCCACAGCAGCCAGGTTTATTGAACTGATGTCAAAATACGCTGAGCGTGCAACCGCCGTTGGATCAGGCTTTGATGCCAATCCTTCTGCCGGTAATGTCCGCGATGGATTGATCACGGACGCCATAAAATCGGCCGGCGCCGCCAGGAAAGGAGGTACCTCGCCGGTTACAGATGTATTGGATTATCCTGAAAAGCAACGTAAACCCGGTCTTACCTTATTATGTACACCTGGCAGCGATATTGAATCTACCACCGCAGAAGTGGGCGCCGGCGCTACAGTAGTAGTATTTACTACTGGTCTTGGTACACCCACCGGCAACCCCGTGGCGCCTGTTCTAAAGGTAGCTACGAATACAACGTTGTTTAATAAAATGAATGATATCATTGATATCAACGCGGGCACTATCATCACAGGAGACGAAACCATTGTGGAGGTAGGAGAAAGAATATTAAATCATATCATTAGTGTTGCCAGTGGCGAGTCTAAAGCCAAAGCCACCGCAGGCACCCATGATGATTTTATACCCTGGAAAAGAGGTATCTCTTTATAGAACGAACACCAGATATAAAAATAGCCAAATCTTAATTTTTTAAGATTTGGCTATTTTTATATGTAGATATTTTACGCGGACTTTGCCCGCACATATGCTTTCAGGTACTGCAAAGGTGTTTTCTTTGTCAGGATTTTAAACTGCCTGTTGAAAT
The Chitinophaga sp. MM2321 DNA segment above includes these coding regions:
- a CDS encoding amidohydrolase family protein gives rise to the protein MIVDIHTHFFRPGKDFGPRLQADMQRCGVDPAVWGEIGKKHLETTQEADVAVVFGLQAAATDWNIPNEVVAAHVAQAPGRLLFFAAIDPASPGFMEELERCHQVSGAVGVKLAPLYQNIHPGDPRCYEIYRYCVKHHLPVLFHAGTSFVGGTPLDYSRPVHFDAVAVDFPELRMVLAHLGHPWEGETIAVIRRHANVYADLSALYYRPWQFYNSMRLLVEYRAHEKVLFGSDFPFATTGDSLRGVRGLNDVLANSGLPAIPAEVTEGIIHRDTLKLLGLPNPTLLTL
- a CDS encoding alcohol dehydrogenase catalytic domain-containing protein encodes the protein MTNLPAFMQALQMRGLNQLVKTVVSVPSPKADEVLIRTTATTICTSDLHDLARNPFGIALPRVLGHEGAGVIVQCGRDVNHLLPGTRVAAHPVVPCGTCVECSRGYRHLCAEMGHLGYDRDGTFAEYFVQRADRVIALPGNIPASLGALLEPVAVCLQAVARAGDIRGRTVLVAGDGPFGNIIARLAKRAGADRVFVTGREPFRMQMIPGVEIPASDPVRTVDVAILAVSAPDALQTCLAALRPRGRLVVFSAIKDPVPLDLFSLHIRELEIVGACNDEERMEESLQCLGDPALNLAEIITHHIPFENWEDAFSLARDGHNKALKVAITF
- a CDS encoding mandelate racemase/muconate lactonizing enzyme family protein produces the protein MKITNVEAFILESPFDIKPPEGSDEARGVKHCLLLKVSTDEGITGWSDVETSPHVGEAVVNAPVSGSGVFEGLKALVIGEDPFDVERLWDKIYRGTIYFGRRGVAMQVLSGFDIACHDIIGKAIGRPVHKILGGARRDKVRAYASTLFRPTTDAMKQACEFYMQRGFTAVKFGWGVFGQDLKLDIKLVAAARETLGPDIELMIDPGWMVNRSAYDAIALCRALEPYNIYWLEDFLHPENYDGYGKVKAAGVKTRLAAGEQEATGWGFRELIQRGGIDVVQPDLSRCGGFTQARKIMWEAEHAGADVCPHAWLTDLLTAASLHVNAVLPRSLFLEYNVSDNPMLREVIRNPVQMDAEGYIAVPQGNGLGIEINENAVKRFCVNL
- a CDS encoding MBL fold metallo-hydrolase, with the protein product MQTILAHHLSPPEAALWWLGQAGYVIRASGLMVVIDPYLSDAAGAGSPEFSRQYPPPVNAAELRADIYIITHDHLDHLDPDTLSAYRHKEDTWFVAPVLAAKKLVATGIPATRIVTLHAGETWQYNGIEITGVFALPTGIDVLDTTGYLVKFANGRSIYHTSDTQFHPIVLAAAPKEPEVMLVPINGKWGNPGPEQAAAFALAVQPTYVMPNHYDLMALNAENPASFKWFCDNNGLVNRCIIPERMQPFVW
- a CDS encoding RraA family protein, which encodes MESRTKLMTDDEKFKWIKEKLYVPIVCDVLDILGYRHQAMHQRLRPLDTKNSIMVGRARTLRWMETDYIEDDPYSLEIEAVDSLRKGDVVVHSTDFAGSNAPWGELMSTIAKRNGAVGCICDSMIRDCRKIIEMEFPVFHGGIRPLDSLGRGRVMAYDVPVRCGDVVVNPGELIFTDFDGIVAIPREVEDKVLEMAYEKVFKEDQSRIDLLNGDSLRTVYDRYGVL
- a CDS encoding PIG-L family deacetylase, whose translation is MNILCVVAHPDDIEILCAGTLIRYARQGHTVTMAVFTNGNMGDAVIEPEKLALIREQETRAAAAIIGAKVIWCDVMDEHVFPDPEQRRKMIDVLREADPDVIFTHSPNDYHPDHRYVGQLVFDAYFQKGLPHIPGQSFPACRFGQSQLYYMDNLGGIGFLPTEYVDISDVFDIKKAMLACHKSQFEAMKTLADTDLLDMIEVQARFRGLAAGCRYAEGFTRLDAFQRGLTSRILP
- a CDS encoding sodium:solute symporter family transporter (Members of the Solute:Sodium Symporter (SSS), TC 2.A.21 as described in tcdb.org, catalyze solute:Na+ symport. Known solutes for members of the family include sugars, amino acids, nucleosides, inositols, vitamins, urea or anions, depending on the system.); this encodes MEKFHLSIPDILIIVAETLLVVIIGLLAARKVKRTTEGYFLASGNMPWYLIGAAFVSTSVSSEQIVGTIGATYKGGLAIANWEWWALPTYLLMMVFFIPLYLRNKIMTVPDLLNRRFGPACGAIYSFVILIGYVFVFLPPVIYGGSLTLSELTGWPQGYVMLGIVLVTASYTLLGGLSSVMWTDAIQCVLLIGGGVIFYFVALHKIPGGWDSMVAAAPDRFHLYQPPSDPEAPFAGLVLASFGVFLFYQSSNQVMIQRILSARSTWDGMMGLIFSGFINIIRPLVTCLLGLIVYHWLDVMHQGPSLLPDNQDRAFPLALELFAPSGLRGVILAGFFAAVMSTVSALSNSIATIFSLDVYRKFLRKNAGDKELIITGQVSGGAALLISSLIAPLVGTVGLFKYFQTGVTYMATPFISVLLLGLFWKRASYAGAIAGLIGGVAIQMVLALSLLGLDIHLHWLYVGAIAQALTMLLIVGVSLATPAPAFEQVKPFIWHSTWLRALDDDPIKRPWWKSIKFWLALYALAWCYIYWRFW
- a CDS encoding altronate dehydratase family protein, coding for MKVKTLKIHPHDNAIVALTTLEEGENVVNNGIDYTLLGKVPSKHKFAEVDLRAGDDVIMYGVLVGKATSDIPKGGLLSVKNVKHASGTYGLRERHTDWNKPDISAWQQKTFMGYHRADGSVGTANYWLIIPLVFCENQNVQTLQDAFVKELGYQFNVSQQQTQVKQVINLYKSGMSAADILGTDLSSAADASGASEMLFPHVDGVKLLTHTLGCGGTKDDATTLCGLLAGYITHPNVAGATVLSLGCQNAQAALLKQEIAKRDSAFSKPLYVLEQQEIGNESLLLQQAIKQTFTGLMQANELTRKPAPLSKLCVGLECGGSDGFSGISANPALGYASDILVAMGASVILSEFPELCGVEQELSDRCIDEATAARFIELMSKYAERATAVGSGFDANPSAGNVRDGLITDAIKSAGAARKGGTSPVTDVLDYPEKQRKPGLTLLCTPGSDIESTTAEVGAGATVVVFTTGLGTPTGNPVAPVLKVATNTTLFNKMNDIIDINAGTIITGDETIVEVGERILNHIISVASGESKAKATAGTHDDFIPWKRGISL